From a single Bacteroidetes Order II. bacterium genomic region:
- a CDS encoding DUF488 domain-containing protein — protein MTLTNFVEKLRQHEIRFLADVRSQPYSRYQIDYNKAQLAENLAQYGIRYVFLGDALGGRPPDPDCYTQDGKVAYERCREKPFYQDGMKRLETAFAKQVRLALMCGCAKPEMCHRSKLIGVSLSRLHIPVMHILGDGTLMSQETVMRLLEPAPDLFGESPKLGTSRKSYRIEEDQEPPYS, from the coding sequence ATGACGTTGACCAATTTTGTAGAGAAACTTCGCCAGCACGAGATTCGTTTTTTGGCTGATGTGCGTTCGCAGCCGTATTCACGGTATCAGATAGATTATAATAAAGCCCAATTGGCTGAAAATCTGGCCCAATACGGAATCCGCTATGTGTTTTTGGGAGATGCGCTTGGCGGGAGGCCGCCTGATCCGGATTGTTATACCCAAGACGGAAAAGTGGCGTATGAACGTTGTCGGGAGAAACCTTTTTATCAGGACGGGATGAAACGGCTGGAGACCGCCTTCGCCAAACAAGTCCGACTGGCCTTGATGTGTGGATGTGCAAAGCCGGAAATGTGCCATCGCAGCAAATTAATAGGGGTCTCATTAAGCCGTCTGCATATTCCAGTGATGCACATTTTGGGAGATGGAACGTTGATGTCGCAAGAAACAGTGATGCGATTATTGGAACCAGCGCCTGATTTGTTTGGAGAATCTCCCAAATTGGGTACGTCTCGTAAAAGTTATCGTATAGAAGAAGACCAAGAACCGCCTTATTCATGA
- a CDS encoding DUF488 domain-containing protein codes for MNLFTIGVYGFTEKTFFETLKTHEIDVLVDVRRRRGVRGKVFAFANRVRLESQLAKEGMAYLYLPELAPTDEIRALATHVDASVGVTKRTRQVLPESFCLAYQDQVLSPLSRADVRLKLPPQATRVALLCVEANPHACHRQLAAAWLSEPNEVPVKHLIPTS; via the coding sequence ATGAATCTTTTTACCATTGGTGTATATGGTTTCACCGAAAAAACCTTCTTTGAAACCTTAAAGACCCATGAAATTGACGTTTTGGTGGATGTTCGGCGGCGGCGTGGGGTACGCGGCAAAGTCTTTGCATTTGCCAACCGCGTCCGCTTAGAAAGCCAGCTTGCAAAAGAGGGGATGGCTTACCTCTACTTGCCAGAATTGGCACCTACCGACGAGATTCGTGCCTTGGCGACACACGTGGATGCAAGCGTAGGCGTCACCAAGCGAACGCGCCAAGTGTTGCCAGAATCTTTCTGTTTGGCCTATCAAGACCAAGTTTTGTCTCCATTATCCCGTGCTGATGTGCGCCTCAAACTCCCTCCACAAGCAACAAGGGTGGCGTTATTGTGCGTGGAAGCCAATCCTCATGCGTGTCACCGACAATTGGCCGCAGCGTGGTTGTCTGAACCTAACGAGGTGCCTGTGAAACATCTTATCCCCACATCATGA
- a CDS encoding TrkA family potassium uptake protein, whose amino-acid sequence MKFIIIGLGNFGSHLGIRLIEEGHEVMGVDNSSAHIEMYKDKLTHTICADSSDELVLRRIPLDESDYIIVSIGEDLGASVTTVALLKKLCQTKIIARAISPIHHTILETMEVNQIIEPEAEYADEFSKKFGLKGAVKSLALDNKFEIAEIELPKKLIGKTIQNSQLRNKWGLNVVTVVRKTISKNIFGKTVRGRNVLGVLTPDTTLEEGDILVLFGLYSDLRNFSEHMEASF is encoded by the coding sequence ATGAAATTTATTATTATCGGACTAGGAAACTTCGGTTCACACTTAGGAATACGCCTTATTGAAGAGGGACACGAAGTGATGGGCGTGGACAATAGTTCTGCCCATATCGAAATGTATAAAGATAAACTGACCCATACCATCTGTGCAGACAGCAGTGATGAATTGGTTTTACGGCGTATTCCGCTGGACGAATCTGATTACATTATTGTAAGTATCGGAGAAGACTTAGGCGCTTCGGTAACCACTGTGGCATTGCTCAAAAAACTTTGCCAAACCAAAATCATCGCTCGTGCCATTTCTCCTATTCATCATACCATCTTAGAAACGATGGAGGTCAACCAAATTATTGAACCAGAAGCCGAATATGCCGACGAGTTCTCGAAAAAATTTGGTCTTAAAGGTGCGGTTAAGTCTTTGGCCTTGGACAATAAATTTGAAATCGCTGAAATTGAACTACCCAAAAAACTCATCGGGAAAACCATCCAAAACTCTCAGTTGCGCAATAAATGGGGGCTGAATGTGGTAACGGTGGTACGGAAGACCATTTCCAAAAATATCTTTGGGAAAACAGTACGTGGCCGCAATGTATTGGGCGTTCTTACCCCCGATACCACATTAGAGGAAGGCGATATTTTGGTGCTTTTCGGGCTATATTCCGACCTAAGAAACTTCAGTGAGCATATGGAGGCCTCGTTCTAA
- a CDS encoding aminotransferase class III-fold pyridoxal phosphate-dependent enzyme: MTSINMSGIPDFSTSEVLVLAKRIFGRAGVVRSLPSYRDQNFWIEAGPDQGVVLKIVNAEEPLEVIRLQQAAMQRAVQAGLPCPEIITTRSGELWSRATKNGLHYWIWCMSHMPGKPIASLSYHSKTLLFEWGCTLGALDRALESLDVAFMNQKAEWNLSHAASVIADKRGYVTDIHTKEWIEHVLKQYAAIPQEVWAGLRQSTIHNDANDYNLLINPAGFSTIEGEQISAVLDFGDMVKAHTINELAIAAAYACLDKAYPLQVIGEVARGYHAMNPLSEEELSVLFVLVCMRLCVSICMAAKEQALRPSEAYIGVSQAPIRRTLPRLVSINMKTATAVLRVACGYPASPKKSKVKAYLATQVAQTRRIPVVSGLEPDDALVIDLGVDSHLVAGDPAQNEAVALGSRIAAEMQKHNKRVAVGRYNEPRLLYNVSFFKTGTRLTDESRTIHLGMDFFAPVGTMVFAPLAGTLHAIAFNPLPQDYGGVVLLKHLTPEGEAFYTLYGHLSKASLLDKKVGQEVSPGDPLGELGSEAENVGWPPHLHFQVMVDDLGLGTDFPGVALASERNVWTELSPDPNEICGIAPKCFPPEKGSKADTWSKRRLRLGPNLSLGYDEPIKALRGWKQYLFDETGRRYIDGYNNVPHVGHAHPRVVEAAGRQMSILNTNTRYLHDAILEYAEALCKTLPASLSVCYFLNSASEANELALRMARVTTRQKDMMVLDAAYHGHTTSLIDISPYKHNGPGGSGPPDWVHTLPLPDLFRGVYKAEDVLAGEKYAQAVYAKIAELNAIGRGVCGFIAETCPSVGGQLFLPKGYLSTVYRAIREAGGVCIADEVQTGLGRIGTHFWAFEAHGVVPDMVIMGKPLGNGHPIGALVTTPEIATAFHNGMEFFSTFGGNPVSCVVGREVLKVVQEENWMAHAKLVGDRLWEQLRTLQSGFPIIGDVRGSGLFGGVELVRDELLTPADREAQYVVNRMRAHGILIGTDGPFHNVVKIRPPMPFDQSNADLLVDRLGQILHELDSVRP, encoded by the coding sequence ATGACCTCAATAAACATGAGTGGTATTCCAGATTTTTCGACTTCGGAGGTGCTGGTTTTGGCCAAACGGATTTTTGGTAGGGCGGGTGTGGTGAGGTCCTTACCTAGCTATAGAGACCAAAATTTTTGGATAGAAGCTGGGCCGGACCAAGGGGTCGTCCTTAAAATCGTCAATGCTGAAGAGCCGCTCGAAGTTATACGACTTCAACAAGCGGCCATGCAACGGGCTGTGCAGGCTGGTCTTCCATGTCCTGAAATTATCACCACCCGAAGCGGAGAACTTTGGAGTCGGGCAACGAAAAATGGCCTGCATTACTGGATTTGGTGCATGAGCCATATGCCCGGCAAGCCTATTGCTTCCCTCTCATACCATAGCAAAACATTATTGTTTGAATGGGGCTGCACGCTGGGGGCGCTAGATAGGGCCTTAGAATCACTTGATGTCGCCTTTATGAACCAAAAAGCGGAATGGAATTTATCTCATGCGGCCTCGGTCATTGCCGATAAACGGGGATATGTGACGGATATCCATACCAAGGAGTGGATCGAACATGTGTTAAAGCAATATGCTGCTATTCCGCAGGAGGTTTGGGCGGGACTCCGGCAAAGCACCATCCACAATGATGCAAATGATTATAATTTACTGATAAACCCTGCTGGGTTTTCGACCATTGAAGGCGAACAAATTAGTGCCGTGTTGGATTTTGGGGACATGGTAAAGGCACACACCATCAATGAACTTGCTATTGCTGCCGCCTATGCCTGTTTAGACAAAGCGTACCCACTACAAGTGATTGGAGAAGTTGCAAGAGGGTATCATGCCATGAATCCTCTTTCCGAAGAGGAACTTTCCGTTTTGTTTGTCTTGGTTTGTATGCGCCTCTGTGTAAGTATTTGCATGGCCGCAAAAGAACAAGCCCTCCGACCGAGCGAGGCGTACATTGGCGTTTCGCAAGCACCTATCCGTAGGACGCTCCCACGGTTGGTTTCGATCAATATGAAGACGGCAACAGCGGTTTTAAGGGTGGCTTGCGGATATCCGGCCTCGCCCAAAAAGTCTAAAGTTAAAGCTTATCTGGCTACACAAGTAGCCCAAACGCGGCGTATTCCGGTTGTTTCTGGCCTAGAGCCGGATGATGCACTGGTGATAGACCTTGGTGTGGATAGTCATTTGGTTGCGGGGGATCCGGCACAAAATGAGGCGGTGGCGCTGGGTTCGCGCATTGCTGCCGAAATGCAAAAGCATAACAAGCGGGTGGCGGTTGGGCGCTATAATGAACCTCGTTTATTATACAATGTTTCCTTTTTTAAAACAGGGACACGCCTTACAGACGAATCTCGGACCATTCACTTGGGGATGGATTTTTTTGCTCCGGTTGGGACGATGGTTTTTGCTCCTTTAGCGGGAACCCTCCATGCTATCGCTTTTAATCCGTTGCCGCAAGACTATGGTGGTGTTGTTTTGCTTAAACACCTAACACCGGAAGGGGAAGCGTTTTATACCTTGTATGGCCACCTAAGCAAGGCATCGCTCTTGGATAAAAAAGTGGGGCAAGAAGTGTCTCCGGGCGATCCATTGGGAGAATTGGGGTCAGAGGCCGAGAATGTAGGTTGGCCGCCACACCTGCATTTTCAGGTGATGGTGGATGATTTGGGGTTAGGAACTGATTTTCCCGGCGTGGCATTGGCGTCGGAAAGGAACGTCTGGACGGAACTCTCTCCGGATCCTAATGAGATATGTGGTATTGCGCCTAAGTGCTTTCCGCCAGAAAAAGGGTCTAAGGCCGACACGTGGTCTAAGCGGCGATTGCGTCTGGGTCCTAACCTGAGTTTGGGGTATGATGAACCAATAAAAGCATTGCGCGGCTGGAAGCAATATCTGTTTGACGAAACAGGTCGGCGGTATATAGATGGCTACAACAATGTACCGCATGTAGGACATGCCCATCCTCGTGTTGTGGAAGCTGCTGGTCGGCAAATGTCCATCCTGAACACCAATACAAGATATTTGCATGATGCCATCTTGGAATACGCAGAGGCGCTGTGCAAGACCTTGCCCGCATCGCTGTCGGTTTGTTATTTCTTAAATTCAGCGAGTGAAGCCAACGAATTGGCCCTTCGGATGGCCCGTGTGACTACCCGCCAAAAAGATATGATGGTACTTGATGCCGCTTATCATGGCCATACAACCAGCCTGATTGATATTTCCCCCTACAAACACAATGGGCCTGGAGGGAGTGGGCCGCCCGATTGGGTGCATACGCTGCCCTTGCCCGATCTCTTTCGGGGGGTGTATAAAGCCGAAGACGTACTGGCAGGTGAAAAATATGCACAAGCTGTTTACGCAAAAATAGCGGAATTAAACGCCATCGGGCGAGGCGTTTGTGGTTTTATTGCCGAAACCTGCCCCAGTGTAGGCGGACAACTTTTTTTGCCAAAAGGATATTTAAGCACGGTTTATCGGGCCATTCGTGAAGCAGGTGGGGTGTGTATCGCAGATGAAGTACAAACCGGATTGGGGCGTATTGGGACGCACTTTTGGGCATTCGAGGCACATGGTGTCGTGCCAGATATGGTAATCATGGGCAAGCCTTTAGGAAATGGCCATCCGATTGGCGCGCTCGTTACAACGCCCGAAATTGCAACAGCATTCCACAATGGGATGGAGTTTTTTAGTACATTTGGTGGGAACCCCGTTTCGTGTGTGGTGGGGCGAGAGGTGTTGAAAGTGGTACAGGAAGAAAACTGGATGGCCCATGCAAAACTAGTGGGGGATCGGTTGTGGGAGCAACTACGGACACTGCAATCGGGTTTTCCGATCATCGGGGATGTACGTGGTTCGGGTTTGTTTGGTGGCGTAGAATTGGTTCGGGATGAATTACTAACGCCCGCAGACCGTGAAGCACAATATGTGGTAAACCGAATGCGCGCACATGGCATTTTGATTGGTACGGATGGGCCTTTTCATAATGTTGTTAAAATTCGTCCTCCAATGCCTTTTGATCAATCAAATGCAGATTTATTGGTGGATCGGCTTGGCCAGATTTTGCATGAGTTGGATTCTGTAAGACCATAA